Proteins from a genomic interval of Paenibacillus lentus:
- a CDS encoding MmcQ/YjbR family DNA-binding protein: MYDQLTTYCLSKKGAVQDYPFGPDPLVMKVGGKMFALLTKAGDDREVRISLKCDPVIAANLREQHECVLPGYHLNKKHWNTVIADGRLPMGDLETMIDHSYDLVLGTLTKAAREAVLLRIDGK; this comes from the coding sequence ATGTACGATCAACTAACCACTTATTGCTTATCCAAAAAAGGAGCTGTCCAGGATTATCCGTTCGGGCCCGATCCGTTGGTCATGAAGGTAGGAGGCAAAATGTTTGCGCTGCTGACCAAGGCGGGTGATGACAGGGAGGTACGCATTTCGCTGAAATGCGATCCCGTAATTGCGGCAAATTTAAGGGAGCAGCATGAGTGCGTTCTACCCGGATACCATTTGAATAAAAAACACTGGAACACAGTCATCGCGGATGGGCGTCTTCCTATGGGGGATTTGGAAACGATGATCGACCACTCCTATGACTTGGTGCTTGGCACGCTTACGAAGGCGGCGCGGGAGGCAGTACTTCTAAGAATCGACGGAAAGTAA
- a CDS encoding TetR/AcrR family transcriptional regulator, whose amino-acid sequence MNKKQQQSEQTKKKIAEASMALFIQKGYRATSIEDIVKAAGCSAGNIYYHFKNKEGLFLYLIDEWDLEWEETWLAKEPLYLTTIDRLYGMAEHLALDQLNHPLTRAADEFYNNSEKASDVEERINEIVKGYLTFNEQLLQKGIDNDELKVTNVKGLAMILDSLLLGLSQHTRNLDKEETLEAYRLAMNVFLHGVAKPSG is encoded by the coding sequence ATGAATAAAAAGCAGCAGCAAAGTGAGCAGACGAAGAAGAAGATTGCCGAGGCATCCATGGCTTTATTCATACAGAAGGGCTACAGGGCGACATCGATTGAGGACATCGTGAAGGCAGCCGGCTGCAGCGCAGGCAACATTTATTATCATTTCAAGAATAAAGAGGGATTATTTCTTTATTTGATTGATGAATGGGACCTGGAATGGGAAGAGACCTGGTTAGCCAAGGAGCCGCTCTACCTGACTACGATCGATAGATTGTACGGCATGGCTGAGCATTTAGCGCTCGATCAGTTGAATCATCCGCTGACGAGAGCCGCCGATGAGTTTTATAATAACTCGGAGAAAGCGTCGGATGTGGAAGAACGAATAAACGAAATCGTCAAAGGTTATCTCACTTTTAACGAGCAATTGCTGCAGAAAGGGATCGATAACGACGAACTTAAGGTGACAAATGTGAAAGGACTCGCCATGATCCTGGACAGTCTTTTGCTAGGTTTAAGTCAGCATACACGAAATCTGGATAAGGAGGAGACGCTCGAGGCTTACCGATTGGCTATGAATGTGTTTTTGCATGGGGTCGCCAAGCCATCTGGATAG
- a CDS encoding MFS transporter: protein MSLMLKNRGAVLILMLNIFLVFMGIGLIIPIMPKFMNSLGIGGSTIGLLVATFSLTQFLFSPLAGRLADSYGRKRMIVIGMIVFSFSEVLFGLANAPVLLFVSRMLGGVSAAMIMPAVMAYVADITTQDERAAGMGYINAAITTGFIIGPGIGGYIAEFGIRVPFFAAGAVALIAGCISLFILRESLSAKKTSSDSSAPTDKEGSLLSQLIRSYREPFFLSLIIVFVMSFGLANFETVFGLFVDHKFGFEPGDIAFIITFGSIAGAVVQATAFSWILNRFGEKNVISVCLLFAGVFIFMTLFVHKFWLIFAVTFIVFLAIDILRPAIGTQMSKLAADRQGYVAGLNSAYTSLGNIAGPILAGYLFDIDINYPYTLACIVLLICFGLSLRAGKRMKVPSPDHRPSAN, encoded by the coding sequence ATGTCGTTAATGTTGAAAAATCGGGGAGCAGTACTGATCCTGATGTTGAATATTTTTCTGGTATTTATGGGGATTGGATTGATCATCCCGATTATGCCTAAGTTCATGAATAGTTTGGGCATTGGCGGGAGTACAATCGGCCTGCTAGTAGCAACCTTTTCGCTGACGCAGTTTCTATTTTCGCCGCTGGCCGGCCGGCTGGCTGACTCTTACGGAAGAAAGCGGATGATTGTCATCGGCATGATCGTATTTTCTTTTTCCGAAGTGCTATTCGGGTTAGCGAACGCGCCTGTGCTATTGTTTGTCTCAAGGATGCTCGGCGGCGTTAGCGCCGCGATGATCATGCCTGCGGTTATGGCTTACGTCGCGGACATTACGACGCAGGACGAGCGTGCTGCGGGGATGGGCTATATTAACGCGGCCATTACAACGGGCTTTATCATCGGGCCTGGAATCGGCGGATATATCGCCGAGTTTGGCATCCGCGTTCCGTTTTTTGCTGCGGGAGCTGTGGCGCTTATCGCGGGCTGTATTTCTTTGTTTATCCTGCGGGAGTCTCTCTCCGCCAAAAAAACATCATCCGACTCATCCGCGCCAACGGACAAAGAGGGCAGTCTTCTATCTCAATTGATCCGTTCCTATCGTGAGCCCTTTTTCCTAAGCTTGATTATCGTGTTTGTCATGTCTTTCGGACTAGCCAATTTTGAAACGGTCTTTGGACTGTTTGTCGATCATAAATTTGGGTTTGAGCCTGGAGATATTGCCTTTATCATTACTTTTGGCTCGATCGCCGGCGCCGTGGTTCAAGCTACGGCCTTTAGCTGGATTTTAAATCGCTTTGGCGAGAAAAACGTCATCTCGGTTTGCCTTTTATTTGCGGGCGTTTTCATTTTTATGACACTGTTTGTGCACAAGTTTTGGTTGATTTTTGCCGTTACCTTCATCGTCTTTCTGGCGATCGATATTTTACGACCGGCTATCGGTACCCAAATGTCGAAACTAGCTGCGGATCGACAAGGTTACGTTGCAGGCCTTAATTCAGCCTATACCAGTCTCGGCAATATTGCCGGGCCGATCCTAGCTGGATATTTGTTCGATATAGATATCAACTATCCGTATACTCTCGCCTGTATAGTTCTTCTAATCTGTTTCGGCTTATCCTTAAGAGCCGGTAAGCGAATGAAAGTGCCGTCTCCTGATCATCGTCCAAGCGCTAATTAA
- a CDS encoding cation:proton antiporter yields MFILQIVIVLLATKIAGQLSIRLGQPSVLGKIIVGIILGPALLGWVHDTELVSVFSQIGVLLLMFLAGLETNLKDLNENKKAAILVAVGGIVVPILLSYIGSQIYDFSTAESIFIGLLLSATSVSISVQTLRELGWLNSKEGSALLGAAVLDDIIVVILIAVAMSLFAGSDASLALLIGKKILFFVVIILASKWLVPKFIQVFSKFKITESILSAGLIICFSFAYFAEYVGVAGIIGSFFAGIAISQTKFKEEIEHRVEPIANGIFVPFFFVSIGLAVSFNGIGSQIGFIIVFSVLAILSKFIGSGLGARMSGFNNKSSMGVGAGMISRGEVALILAAMGLESGLLPSEYYTSMIIVIIVTTIVTPPLLKVIFENRSEQRIERGSRNL; encoded by the coding sequence ATGTTTATATTACAAATTGTTATTGTTTTACTTGCCACCAAAATTGCTGGTCAATTAAGTATCAGATTAGGGCAGCCTTCTGTATTAGGGAAAATTATTGTTGGGATCATTTTAGGGCCAGCATTACTAGGCTGGGTGCATGATACAGAATTAGTTAGTGTTTTTAGTCAAATTGGTGTTTTACTTTTAATGTTTTTAGCTGGGCTAGAAACAAATTTGAAGGATTTGAACGAGAATAAAAAAGCAGCTATACTTGTTGCCGTTGGCGGTATTGTTGTTCCTATTCTATTATCATATATAGGATCACAAATTTATGATTTTTCTACTGCAGAATCCATTTTTATAGGATTATTACTGTCAGCAACGTCTGTTAGTATTTCAGTTCAAACCTTGAGAGAACTTGGCTGGTTAAATAGTAAAGAAGGTTCTGCATTATTAGGTGCAGCTGTTTTAGACGATATTATTGTAGTCATATTAATAGCAGTCGCAATGAGTTTATTCGCTGGATCAGATGCAAGTCTTGCATTACTTATTGGTAAAAAAATTCTATTCTTTGTAGTAATTATTTTAGCTTCAAAATGGTTGGTTCCTAAATTTATTCAAGTGTTCTCGAAATTTAAAATCACTGAATCCATTTTAAGTGCTGGTTTAATTATTTGCTTTAGCTTTGCTTATTTTGCAGAATATGTTGGCGTTGCTGGTATTATTGGGTCATTCTTTGCCGGTATTGCAATTTCACAAACGAAATTTAAAGAGGAAATTGAACATCGAGTGGAACCTATCGCAAACGGTATTTTTGTACCATTCTTCTTTGTAAGTATTGGCTTAGCCGTTTCGTTTAACGGTATTGGTAGCCAAATCGGATTTATTATAGTATTCTCTGTACTTGCAATTTTGTCTAAGTTTATAGGGTCTGGACTTGGGGCTAGAATGTCTGGCTTCAATAATAAATCCTCAATGGGTGTTGGTGCTGGAATGATTTCAAGGGGAGAAGTTGCATTAATTTTAGCAGCAATGGGTTTAGAAAGTGGTTTACTGCCTTCAGAATATTATACTTCTATGATTATCGTTATAATCGTAACAACAATTGTTACACCGCCGTTATTAAAAGTGATTTTTGAAAATCGAAGTGAACAACGTATAGAGAGAGGAAGCCGAAATTTATAA